A genomic segment from Chitinophagaceae bacterium encodes:
- a CDS encoding T9SS type A sorting domain-containing protein codes for MNQVKVYLNSASSSAIATGTIAIPSNAYNGITRLRVLCKYSSESLDTDACSVGSSYAEYEDYDVNITGGVNNPSASFTYTWKIGNTVIGSGSPFTTAVAGATTYTAVVTNSAGCESSADVLVNVNAVPAAPSYFGFSFQCGAQIPVGTVVTSTSGEPAPVFRWYDDQYAGNLLQDGTADHFSSIISTTTTFWVCEVNAVGCESPRIQVDAYVIEPDAITLNTTSTSICFGSSIDLSYSQTGSTNNYVYSLTANPEAGSGITNPVTPSNPLTVTPTAAGTYTYTLDGVENDCVAQSSVSVLVIDISATPVITVTPTIVCPGSEASLTVPSGIVNTYCAVNPTTSTCCEKIGNVTFGSINNYSSSTGGYEDFTALSTNVSAGSSYPINLTSGTFASYSSDQVLVWIDFNQDGDFDDAGEAVLVTPESTSPWSGTISIPSGAYNGPTRMRIRMHDNSLGANTTPCGNSSYGQVEDYSVNITGGASNPSSGTYLWSTGATGNSINVNPLIETTYSVVFTGPGGCASVPAYATVSVHPVPAAPIATNSAHCGDQVPTASVSGAGGTYKWYDAPSGGSLLQDGGSTYTHSINTTTTFYVSETNSFGCEGPRAAVTVTVTVPNPITAFASNPAICIGSPLALVAMQMGVGQTYTYDWTATPATGSGITGTVTGFLQSITPSAPGVYSYNVTGTDATGPNVCIVHANVSVTVNALPPTPVFTATPASICLGNSSALAVVAPASNPIGTATTSNSSAYTPMYRLFEGQRVQYLVRSSELNAAGITGAASLASLVFNVTSIPSGSNLDGYTIRLAHTSSATITTFENPAFTTVFTAASYNAVLGANTFNFSAPYTWNGTDNLLVDIYWDNNADGTCASGSPICWSSGPNITYSNSTFASTVYFYDDNTSSAPRDLSTENTVSGTSTNKPNMTFGLYSGGIYTWSTGATGPTLTVSPSVTTNYTVKFKNTATGCTSLTSAPVAVNVVPLVGNDITVSPVNCANGNFTLTSNATGAPGLIYTWNDGVGGTYPNAATITANLPAGTYNFTVDIMDLCSVVRTVSKTVVVNTLPTIDVATSVPAVCGTGASATLTASGASTYAWSPAAGLSATTGAVVTATPAITSTYTVNGTDANGCVGSTTHTVVVGPAVTVTATATPATVCPGGSSQLLATASTGGGGSTPLATACTPPVANAAISTARYISNVVSSGGVSNFTNPTGLSTNRYGDFTATKIVTANPGTSVTITGTGGASDTYGWGVCVDLNGNGIFESSEITTSGSYLNVYNRTFTAPTDPGSYRIRVMNNWLTTNPSNSCAASGGGTATNGEVEDYVLQVLAPAYVFNFAWTAAPNSTLDNTGITNPMATNINPNAANVPTPADFTIVATEVVSGCSGSAIVTVTAVDDEAPLAPASLPVITGECAATVDAPIAPDNCVGNVTGTTIDPITSDVVTTVTVFEQGVNIITWTFDDGHGNISTVDQTVNLDDVTPPPAPASLPTYTAECEYSVTVVPTVEDECAKTIEGIPTDPGTGDVLTSLTFSTQGVHTIRWVFDDGNGNTSYTDQDVVIQDVTAPALVDCPADIMLPAHMGVATWTAPTATDNCGYGLTVTQTAGPASGSTFANGTTTTITYTATDAGGNSVDCSFNVTRRPELVISVTYNPIMCNGNMTQVTISGSGGNPPYWGTGTFTVGSGTYNFAIWDADGAMATTLMTIAQPDPLLAACGTNNPELFFGYAGDNTATIIASATGGTGPYTISFSMNRPLKCNISWGSSDETWVAAANTATNTYTVCPGSGSLSQPPVSTSTATLNAGETYSLNVSLMQDAVITATITDANGCVQKCTTPIFAQDVRCLGGIGNLVKICHKQGTHGCRTMCVSQGAVAAHLAHGDYLGECTTNCHNHNPWPWWGPGWGWWGPGWGWWGWWPGWGWWGPGYGNPNPGNPWGWKGDGNTTTPPIAVETSKGGTTMQQEATDIDIFSLKVAPNPSSTEFVLNVSTANTTDRMLVNIYDVTGKIYKQFKAQPSQLIRFGQELRPGTYLVEVLQSGRRKTATVIKL; via the coding sequence TTGAACCAGGTGAAAGTGTATTTAAACTCTGCTTCAAGTTCAGCAATTGCAACCGGTACAATAGCAATACCTTCCAATGCCTACAATGGTATTACCAGGTTGCGTGTATTGTGTAAATACTCTTCTGAATCTCTTGATACCGATGCTTGTTCAGTAGGGTCATCTTATGCTGAATATGAAGATTACGATGTTAATATTACTGGTGGTGTAAATAACCCGTCTGCTTCATTTACTTATACCTGGAAAATTGGCAATACTGTAATTGGTTCAGGAAGTCCATTTACTACAGCAGTTGCCGGTGCAACTACTTATACAGCCGTTGTTACCAATAGCGCAGGTTGCGAATCTTCTGCCGATGTACTGGTAAATGTAAATGCTGTACCTGCTGCGCCCAGCTATTTTGGTTTCTCATTCCAGTGCGGCGCCCAAATTCCTGTAGGTACAGTAGTTACCTCAACCTCAGGTGAACCAGCCCCGGTTTTCCGCTGGTACGATGACCAATATGCCGGAAACCTGTTACAGGATGGAACAGCAGATCATTTCTCCTCAATTATATCTACAACTACTACCTTTTGGGTTTGTGAAGTAAATGCCGTAGGTTGCGAAAGCCCCAGGATTCAGGTAGATGCTTATGTAATTGAGCCGGATGCAATTACTCTGAATACTACTTCTACTTCAATTTGCTTTGGCAGCAGTATAGATTTATCGTACAGCCAAACCGGTAGTACCAATAACTATGTATATAGCCTTACTGCAAACCCTGAAGCAGGAAGCGGAATTACCAACCCGGTAACTCCATCTAACCCACTTACCGTTACTCCAACAGCAGCAGGTACTTATACTTATACTTTGGATGGCGTGGAAAATGATTGTGTTGCACAGTCATCTGTAAGCGTATTAGTAATTGATATATCTGCTACACCGGTAATTACGGTTACACCAACAATAGTATGCCCTGGTAGTGAAGCTTCATTAACTGTGCCTTCTGGAATAGTTAATACTTATTGCGCTGTAAATCCTACTACCAGCACTTGTTGTGAAAAGATTGGCAATGTAACTTTTGGTTCAATAAACAATTATTCTTCTTCAACCGGAGGTTATGAAGATTTCACGGCTCTTTCTACAAATGTTAGCGCTGGAAGTTCTTACCCGATAAACCTGACTTCAGGTACATTCGCTTCCTATTCTTCTGACCAGGTATTGGTATGGATAGATTTTAACCAGGATGGTGATTTTGATGATGCCGGTGAAGCAGTATTGGTTACTCCGGAATCTACATCTCCATGGTCTGGAACTATTTCCATACCATCCGGAGCATATAATGGGCCAACAAGAATGAGGATTCGTATGCATGATAATTCATTGGGTGCAAATACTACACCTTGTGGTAATTCATCTTATGGCCAGGTGGAAGATTATTCGGTAAATATTACCGGTGGAGCTTCTAATCCTAGTTCAGGTACTTATTTATGGAGCACAGGCGCTACGGGTAATTCAATTAATGTAAATCCATTGATTGAAACTACCTATTCTGTAGTATTTACTGGCCCTGGTGGTTGTGCATCAGTTCCTGCTTATGCTACTGTATCTGTACATCCAGTACCGGCAGCGCCTATTGCAACTAATTCCGCACATTGCGGAGATCAGGTGCCAACCGCATCAGTTTCCGGTGCCGGTGGTACATATAAATGGTACGATGCTCCAAGCGGAGGTTCATTATTACAGGATGGCGGTTCTACTTATACCCATTCTATAAATACAACTACAACTTTCTATGTTTCCGAAACCAATTCATTTGGTTGCGAAGGTCCAAGGGCTGCGGTAACAGTTACCGTAACTGTACCCAACCCTATAACAGCCTTTGCTTCTAATCCTGCAATTTGTATCGGAAGCCCCTTAGCCCTGGTTGCTATGCAAATGGGCGTAGGTCAAACTTATACTTATGACTGGACAGCAACTCCAGCTACTGGAAGTGGAATTACCGGCACAGTAACAGGCTTCTTACAGTCTATTACTCCTTCAGCGCCGGGTGTATATAGCTATAATGTAACTGGTACCGATGCAACAGGACCTAATGTATGTATTGTACATGCGAATGTAAGTGTAACAGTAAATGCATTACCTCCAACACCGGTATTTACTGCTACGCCAGCTTCAATATGCTTAGGCAACTCATCAGCATTGGCGGTTGTTGCGCCTGCAAGTAACCCAATTGGTACGGCTACTACAAGTAATTCAAGTGCCTATACACCAATGTACCGGTTATTTGAAGGCCAGCGTGTTCAATACCTGGTAAGGTCTTCAGAATTAAACGCAGCCGGTATTACCGGTGCAGCGTCTTTAGCATCACTGGTATTTAATGTTACCAGCATACCTTCAGGTTCAAATTTAGATGGCTATACTATCAGGCTTGCTCATACAAGTTCTGCAACAATTACTACTTTTGAAAATCCTGCATTTACTACAGTATTTACTGCAGCTAGTTACAATGCAGTACTTGGAGCCAATACCTTTAATTTCTCTGCTCCTTATACTTGGAACGGAACAGATAATTTACTTGTAGATATTTATTGGGATAATAATGCAGACGGTACTTGTGCCAGCGGTTCACCAATTTGCTGGAGCTCCGGACCAAATATTACCTATTCTAATTCTACTTTTGCATCTACCGTTTATTTCTATGATGATAATACAAGCAGTGCACCCAGAGATTTAAGTACAGAAAATACAGTAAGTGGTACATCCACTAATAAACCAAATATGACCTTTGGCCTGTACTCAGGTGGAATATATACCTGGAGTACCGGTGCTACCGGGCCTACATTAACGGTGAGCCCAAGTGTAACCACAAACTATACCGTTAAATTTAAAAACACAGCAACGGGTTGTACTTCTTTAACCAGTGCTCCGGTTGCAGTAAATGTGGTTCCATTAGTGGGTAATGATATTACCGTTTCTCCGGTTAATTGTGCCAATGGTAACTTTACACTTACCAGCAATGCTACAGGCGCACCTGGCCTAATCTATACATGGAACGATGGAGTAGGTGGTACTTATCCAAACGCTGCTACTATTACAGCCAACCTGCCTGCAGGTACCTACAATTTCACCGTTGACATTATGGATTTATGCAGTGTTGTTAGAACAGTTTCTAAAACTGTAGTAGTAAATACATTGCCTACAATTGATGTTGCTACTTCAGTACCTGCAGTATGCGGTACTGGAGCAAGCGCTACATTAACAGCCAGTGGAGCCAGCACTTATGCATGGAGCCCGGCTGCAGGTTTATCTGCAACTACCGGCGCTGTTGTTACAGCAACTCCGGCTATCACATCTACCTATACCGTTAATGGTACCGATGCAAACGGTTGCGTGGGTTCTACTACACATACCGTAGTTGTAGGCCCTGCTGTTACTGTAACAGCAACCGCAACACCAGCTACAGTATGCCCTGGTGGTTCATCTCAATTACTGGCTACTGCCTCTACAGGTGGTGGTGGAAGTACTCCATTGGCTACTGCTTGTACACCTCCGGTAGCTAATGCTGCTATTTCTACAGCACGTTATATTTCAAACGTAGTTTCCAGTGGTGGTGTTTCTAATTTCACTAATCCTACCGGTTTATCAACCAACAGGTATGGTGATTTTACCGCTACCAAAATTGTAACTGCTAATCCTGGAACTTCGGTAACAATTACAGGTACTGGCGGAGCATCGGATACTTATGGATGGGGTGTTTGCGTTGACTTAAATGGCAATGGAATTTTTGAATCATCAGAAATAACAACATCTGGTTCGTATTTAAATGTTTATAACAGAACCTTTACCGCACCAACTGATCCCGGTTCTTACAGAATTAGGGTAATGAATAACTGGTTAACTACTAACCCAAGTAATTCTTGCGCTGCAAGTGGTGGTGGTACGGCTACGAACGGTGAAGTAGAAGACTATGTATTACAAGTATTGGCTCCTGCCTATGTATTCAACTTTGCATGGACAGCAGCACCAAACTCTACTTTAGATAATACAGGTATTACCAATCCAATGGCAACTAACATTAATCCTAATGCAGCAAATGTGCCTACCCCTGCTGACTTTACGATTGTGGCTACAGAAGTAGTTTCAGGTTGCTCTGGTTCCGCTATTGTAACGGTTACAGCAGTTGATGATGAAGCTCCATTAGCTCCGGCCAGCCTGCCTGTAATTACAGGTGAATGTGCCGCAACTGTGGATGCTCCAATTGCACCTGATAACTGCGTAGGCAATGTAACGGGTACAACAATTGACCCGATTACCAGCGATGTGGTTACTACGGTTACGGTGTTTGAACAAGGTGTAAATATCATTACCTGGACCTTTGATGATGGACATGGTAATATATCCACCGTTGACCAAACCGTTAATTTAGATGACGTAACACCACCGCCAGCTCCGGCAAGCCTGCCTACTTATACTGCAGAATGTGAATACTCTGTAACGGTTGTTCCTACTGTAGAAGATGAGTGTGCTAAAACAATTGAAGGTATCCCTACCGATCCTGGTACAGGTGACGTCCTTACTTCACTTACCTTCAGTACACAAGGTGTTCATACCATCCGTTGGGTATTTGACGACGGCAATGGCAATACTTCTTATACCGATCAGGATGTGGTAATACAGGATGTTACAGCACCTGCATTGGTAGATTGCCCTGCTGATATTATGTTGCCAGCCCACATGGGTGTAGCAACATGGACGGCGCCAACAGCTACCGATAACTGCGGATATGGATTAACTGTAACCCAAACTGCAGGTCCGGCTTCTGGCTCTACATTTGCTAACGGTACTACAACTACTATTACCTATACTGCAACGGATGCAGGCGGTAACTCAGTAGATTGTTCTTTCAACGTTACAAGGCGTCCAGAACTGGTAATTAGCGTAACTTATAACCCAATAATGTGTAACGGAAATATGACCCAGGTTACTATTTCCGGCTCAGGTGGCAACCCGCCATATTGGGGAACCGGTACATTTACCGTTGGCTCCGGTACTTACAACTTTGCAATATGGGATGCCGATGGCGCAATGGCAACAACATTGATGACCATTGCCCAACCCGATCCATTACTTGCAGCTTGCGGTACTAATAACCCAGAATTGTTCTTTGGATATGCCGGGGATAATACGGCAACCATAATTGCATCTGCAACAGGTGGCACTGGGCCTTATACCATTTCTTTCAGCATGAACAGGCCATTGAAATGTAATATTTCATGGGGTTCAAGCGATGAAACATGGGTAGCTGCTGCTAATACTGCTACAAATACTTACACTGTATGCCCAGGTTCAGGCTCATTGTCTCAACCTCCGGTTTCTACTTCTACTGCTACATTGAATGCAGGTGAAACCTACAGTTTAAATGTTTCGTTGATGCAGGATGCTGTAATTACCGCAACAATTACCGATGCAAATGGTTGTGTGCAAAAATGTACTACGCCAATATTTGCACAGGATGTAAGGTGCTTAGGTGGAATTGGAAACCTGGTTAAGATTTGTCATAAACAAGGAACACACGGCTGCCGTACAATGTGTGTAAGTCAAGGTGCAGTTGCTGCTCACTTAGCACACGGAGATTATCTTGGAGAATGTACTACCAACTGTCACAACCACAACCCATGGCCATGGTGGGGTCCAGGATGGGGCTGGTGGGGTCCAGGTTGGGGCTGGTGGGGCTGGTGGCCAGGATGGGGCTGGTGGGGTCCAGGATATGGCAACCCTAATCCAGGTAACCCATGGGGCTGGAAGGGTGATGGCAATACCACAACTCCTCCTATAGCCGTAGAAACTTCAAAAGGAGGTACTACAATGCAGCAGGAAGCTACAGATATAGATATCTTTAGCCTGAAAGTTGCGCCAAACCCAAGCTCTACCGAGTTTGTACTGAATGTAAGCACTGCAAATACTACAGACAGGATGCTGGTAAATATTTACGATGTAACTGGTAAAATTTACAAACAATTCAAAGCCCAGCCTTCCCAGTTGATTAGGTTTGGCCAGGAATTAAGGCCAGGTACTTACCTTGTAGAAGTATTACAATCCGGCCGCAGAAAAACGGCTACCGTAATTAAACTGTAA
- a CDS encoding bifunctional metallophosphatase/5'-nucleotidase has protein sequence MKQTKFLAGIAAMVFLLSCSAPQQTTTGTTTDNGKITLQFLQINDVYEIAPIEAGKTGGIARVATLSKLAKAKNPNTFFVIAGDFLSPSVYNSLKYEGKRIRGKQMVDALNVAGLDIAVFGNHEFDINEDELQSRINESNFQWVSSNSFHKTTNGIEPFVQMKNGNKKNFPETLIITVKDADGTTAKIGFLGINIPFTKKDYVHYSDPLQTAIKLYNQIKDSCDAVVAITHQAMEEDIKLAQQIPGLALILGGHEHDMRYQKVGNVIISKAHANARSVYELKLQINKNSKKIKTRAKLVWVTEDLVSDPATDAVVKKWTAIADANFASLGFNAKKIVLASGENYDAREAVIRLHTTNFSRMVIKAMEKAAPQSDVSIVNAGSIRLDDVLSPPISEYDIIRSLPFGGGITEANLKGSLLIKVLEAGRNNKGSGGFLHFSEKLFYDAINHVWTINKQPIDAQKIYRVALSDFLLTGGEANMGFLTKDNKEIEKIFPAATSTTDARSDIRLAIIQYLSQP, from the coding sequence ATGAAACAAACAAAATTTTTGGCTGGCATAGCTGCGATGGTATTTCTTTTGTCCTGCTCTGCTCCACAGCAAACCACAACCGGCACTACAACAGATAACGGTAAAATAACCTTACAGTTTTTGCAAATAAATGATGTATATGAAATAGCGCCAATAGAAGCAGGCAAAACCGGCGGCATAGCTAGGGTTGCTACATTAAGCAAATTGGCAAAGGCCAAAAACCCCAATACTTTTTTTGTTATTGCCGGCGATTTTTTAAGTCCATCGGTTTATAACAGCCTTAAATATGAAGGCAAACGCATCCGAGGAAAACAAATGGTAGATGCGCTTAATGTTGCCGGCCTGGACATTGCCGTATTTGGCAACCATGAGTTTGACATTAATGAAGACGAATTGCAAAGCCGCATCAACGAATCTAATTTTCAATGGGTTTCTTCCAATAGTTTTCATAAAACAACAAATGGCATTGAACCTTTTGTACAAATGAAAAACGGCAATAAAAAAAATTTTCCCGAAACCTTAATTATTACTGTAAAAGATGCAGATGGCACTACGGCTAAAATTGGTTTTTTGGGCATCAACATCCCATTCACCAAAAAAGATTATGTGCATTATAGCGATCCCCTGCAAACAGCCATAAAATTATACAACCAAATAAAAGATAGCTGCGATGCCGTGGTGGCCATTACGCACCAGGCAATGGAAGAAGATATTAAACTGGCGCAACAAATACCCGGCCTTGCTCTTATACTCGGCGGACATGAACATGATATGCGGTACCAAAAAGTGGGTAATGTAATCATAAGTAAAGCACATGCCAATGCAAGATCGGTTTATGAATTAAAATTGCAGATCAACAAAAATTCAAAAAAAATTAAAACCAGGGCAAAACTGGTGTGGGTAACCGAAGACCTGGTATCGGACCCGGCAACTGATGCGGTGGTAAAAAAATGGACAGCCATTGCCGATGCCAATTTTGCATCGCTGGGTTTTAATGCAAAAAAAATAGTACTGGCAAGCGGAGAAAATTACGATGCAAGGGAAGCCGTTATCAGGTTGCATACCACAAATTTTTCAAGGATGGTTATAAAAGCTATGGAAAAAGCAGCGCCTCAAAGCGATGTATCCATTGTAAATGCAGGCTCTATAAGATTGGATGATGTACTTAGCCCTCCAATTTCCGAATATGATATTATAAGGAGCCTGCCCTTTGGTGGCGGCATTACCGAAGCAAATTTGAAAGGGAGTCTTTTAATAAAAGTGCTGGAAGCCGGGAGGAACAATAAAGGCTCCGGTGGTTTTTTACATTTTTCGGAAAAGTTATTTTACGATGCCATCAACCATGTGTGGACTATAAATAAACAACCCATTGATGCACAAAAAATTTATCGTGTTGCCCTAAGTGATTTTTTGCTTACCGGCGGCGAAGCCAATATGGGTTTCCTTACAAAAGACAATAAAGAAATTGAAAAAATATTTCCGGCAGCAACTAGCACTACCGATGCCCGCAGCGATATAAGGCTGGCTATAATACAGTATTTAAGCCAACCTTAA